ACCAGTTGTAAGCCATCTGTTGCCACGCGAATTTTCAAGCTCAGGCATAAACTCCATTAAATTTGATAGCCCATTTTTATAAATTTCAAATACTTTTCTTTTAGCCGCCACTCTATTTTCAAGCACTTGCATCTGTGCTACACCAATAGCTCCAAGCACGTTGCTAAGGCGGTAGTTATAGCCATAGTCTTTATGTTCGTAATGAAGTAGTGGTTCACGTGCTTGAGTACTGTAATACCTAGCTTTACTTACCAAACTCTCATCTCCAACGAGCATTCCGCCACCTGATGTTGTGATGATTTTGTTGCCATTAAAACTATAAATACCAAGCTCTCCAAATGTCCCAAGTGCCTTGCCACAGTAAAATCCACCAAGTGCCTCAGCTGCATCTTCAACCAAAGCGATGTTTTCATTTTTACAAATTTCACAAATTTCTTTCATCTTTGATGCTTGCCCGTAAAGATGCGTTACTACAAGAGCTTTTGGCTTTTTTGGTAAATTTATAATTGCCTTTTTAAGTAGCTCTGGGCTTAGATTCCAACTCTCATCACAGTCTATAAAAACCGGAGTCGCCTTTTCATACATTATTGGATTAACCGAGGCAGCAAAAGTAAAGCTAGAAGCTAGAACAAAATCGCCCTGTCTTACGCCTAAAACTCGCAAAGCTAGATGAAGTCCAGCTGTGCCAGAGCTAAGTGCGAGTGCATCATTTGCACCTATATAATCCTTAATACTCTTTTCAAATTTATTTACATACTCACCAAGCGGAGCAATGTAGTTACTTTTAAATACCTCTGCGATGTATTCTTGCTCGCGTCCGCTCATATTTGGTGGAGATAAAAAAACTCTATCCACGTTATATCCTTTTAAAGCTATTATATCACTTTTTATAAATTTTATACTTTAAGTCTAGCTGGAACGCCGTAAGCCTTTGAATTATTTGGTATATCTCGCACGACTACACTTCCAGCACCTATTACGCAACTGTTTCCGATACTTATATTTTGAATAATACAAGCACCGATACCAATATGCGTAAAATCCCCTACCTTAACTGCTCCAGCAAGTGTGGCATTTGGGCTTATGTGAGCAAATTCACCGATGAGACATTCATGCTCTATTATAGCTGCTGAGTTGATTATCGCACCTTGTTTTATCAATGCTTTTGCATTTATAACGGCATTTGGCATGACAACCACACCACGCTCTATAACTGCACTTTGGCTTATGACTGCACTTGGGTGCATTAAGCTAACTAGGTTAAACCCACTCGCAACCACCTTTTTAGCTAAAATTTCACGTGTAGTGTTTGCTCCAACTGCGATAATGATGTCAGCTTTTGGTAAATTTGGTTTAAATTTTATCTTCTTGGCATCATCTAAAAATACAATCTCATCGTATCCACATGCCCTTGCGATATCAGCTACAACCAGCCCATGACCACTAGCTCCATATATGTATATACGCTTAGTTTGAACCATTAAATTTCTCCGTCGTAGCCATACCATCTTTGCTAATACCACTTTGCTTTAGTACCTTTTGAATGGTTAAGATAGCAATTTTAACATCCATTTTAAAGCTTACATTTTGCACATACTCAATATCATAGGCAAATTTTTGCTCCCAGCTTATGGCATTTCTGCCATTTACCTGAGCAAGTCCTGTGATGCCTGGACGCACGTCATGGCGGTGCTTTTGTGTATCATTATAAAGAGGTAGGTATTCTACAAGCAATGGGCGAGGTCCGATGAAGCTCATATCTCCCTTTAACACATTAAATAACTGTGGTAACTCATCAAGACTAAGTGAGCGGATAAAGCGACCAAATTTATTAAGGCGAAGTTCATCACTTAAGAGCTCTCCGTCTGCACCACACTCATCACTCATCGTTTTAAATTTATAGATTACAAATATTTTTTCGTTTAATCCAGGTCTATTTTGAGTAAAAATAACATCACGACTGACTTTAAAATATATCAAAATCGCCGTTATAACGATAAAAGGTGCAGTTAAAATAAGTAAAAAAATCGCCCCGACAACGTCTAAAAATCGCTTAAAAAATGCCCTATACATCTATAAATTTCCTATAAATTTCTATATATTTTTGTGCTATATCTCTCTCATCAAATTCTTTTACTGCCATATCTCTACCATTTTGTCCTAATCTAACGCAAAGAGGCTCATCATCAAGCAAACATTCTATCTTTTCGGCTAAATTTGCCCCATCTGCCACACGACATAAAAGTCCATTTACGCATGCTGATACAGCTTCATTACAACCCTGCACATCAGTAGTAACAACGGCTTTACCCATACTCATCGCCTCTAAGATCGTGCGTGGAAAGCCCTCTTTATAACTTGGTAAAACAAACACATAACAAGCCTTTAAAAGCTCAGCTATATCATTACGAGGACCTAAATATCGGACATTTCCACTTTGTAAAAACTCTAAATTCGCAGCTGATTTATTATCATCAAGACCACCCACATATACAAACTCACAGTCATTGCGATCTTTTAAGATCTCTGCTGCCTTATAAAACTCACGCACACCCTTGTGCCAAATAGCACGTGCTATCATAAGCACAATCTTTTTATCGCTTATTTTAGTAGCATTAATAACGTTTGGATCAAATTTATGAGTATCGACACCAACACTTTTTATCTTATAAATTTTATCTTCTTTTATCAATTTATGTGATAAAAAATATTCAGGATCGGCATCATTGACAAATACACAACCATCAGATCGCTTCAAGCTCATTTTATAAAGTCGTTCAATCGCGTAGCGAACCAAACGTGTTTTAAGGTCATTATCTATATAAAAGCTGCCAAGACCTTCAACTAAATTTATAACGTGCTTTATTCCTGCTTTTTTGGCAGCAAATGTGCCAAATACATTTGACTTATGGGCTGATGTCTGGAGCAGATCTAGATTTAAAATTTCAAGCGTTTGAGCTAGTAAGTTTGTATCTGTAATGACTTTGAGTGGGTTTAAGCTTACTCTATCAAGTTCATAAGCCACTAAGTGAAAATCAGCAGCAACCTCATCAGTATAATCGCCCTTTGGAGCGATAGCAAAGACTTCGTGTCCTGCGTCCTTTAAAGCTTGCATTATAGGTCTACGAAAAAGGTGTAAACTCGTATCTGAGTGAGATAAAAATCCTATGCGTGCCATTGCTCTTGCCTTTTAAAATTTAAATTTAAATCAACTTGTGTCATATGCTACCTTTTTAATTTATAAATTTTTGCCACACTATCAAGCACTACAGGTTCAAATAGTCGTTCATCATACCGCTCAAGCACGAAAAGCTGTATATAAACACTATAAAATATACTCTCATCCATTATCAAAAACCGCCCACTATCACGCATAAACACACCATAAAATTTAGAGCTTTCATCGTTTTTATACTCTCTCACATTTAAGTTGCCCTTTGCGTCCGTTTCAGTCTCAAAAAAGCTATTTAGGCTCATCTGTGTGCCATTATAGCTTAATGTACTTAGATCATTTGATATGATAAACCCATTACTTAAACTCACGCCTTTATCGTCTTGCAAACGTGCAGAAGATATAAAAAACAGCCCATCATCACGCTCTTTGCCAGTATTTAAATCAAGCCTACTAAACTGCAAAATAGTAGGAAATATGTTTAGCATTCGCTCTGGTAAATAGTAATAAATTTCACGAGTTTTTGGAGGTGGCGTAAATCCGATATCACCCAAAGAGTGTAAAAATGCATTTACATCAGTGCTATTTGTCTCACTCATCATCTTATTTAAATTAGCACCAAATCTCTCTTTGAAATTTCGCTCAGTGTATTCAACCTCAAGTCGTGCCATATTTGCCGAGCTTATCTGATCAGCCCCAAGCGCAAAACTAACGGCAAAGTTATCCTTCCCAAGGTGTTTTCCACCGTCTATGAGCGTCTTTACATCGCTATAATATCTAATCGGATAACCATAATCCCACCATGCAAGAGCATAATCTTCGCGTTTAGCCAAGTCTTTAAATTTGTCTAAAATTTCAACTTCGCTTCGCATAAAAACCGGAGATGCCTTGTAATGATAGATATGACTTGCCACCGGTAGTAATGCACAAAGTATCATCATAGCGTATCCGACGATAAATATCGCACCGTTTAACTTAAATAAATTTAAAATCCAAACAGCAAAATACCCAAAGCCAAGAGCCATTATAGGCACAGCATAAATAGTAAATCTAAGTCCACTTTTAAGTGCTAAAAATCCAAGTGCAACCATACCAAGTGTGATAATAAATGAGCGGTGGTGAAAGCAAAATAGCACGACGCCAAATAATGAAAGAGCAAATGTAACCACATGTCCGCTTATACGTTCACAAAATAGCACGAGATCAACAATGCCTGATTCTTGTATGGTTTGATTGACATTAAAATAATGAAATGCTAAATCGCTACTCTCAGCAACCGAGCGAAATACATAAAATTTAAGCTGAAATATTATTGGATTTAATCCACCACAAATAGTAAAAATAGCAAAAACTAATACTAAAATCGCAAATATAAACTTAAAACCAAGTCTCTCTTTTTGGTATAAAATAGCGATATAAATCACCAAAATTAGTCCAAATTTAAGATAAAAATTTAAATTTGTAATCGCTAATATCATTAACGCTATCTGTGCATAAAATAGTAATTCTTTACGTTCAAATATAATCGTATATAACAAAAACAATACAATCGTAACACTAAGAAGAGAAAAGGCACTAGCATACCACCACATATAAATGAGTGTAAAAAATGGAGCAATTAAAATGTCGCTCACTCTTTTACGTTCACACATACGCACCAAACCCCAAAGCACAAAGACACTAAGCGGGATGATAAGCATATCAGTATCATAATACCCTGCCATCGTACGGTTATAATAGCTATTTGCCACAGTGGCTAAAAGTGCCGCAACAAACCCTACTTTATAAGACTTGTATTCATTTGCTATTAAAGCTACACCGACAACTACAAGTGAGCTAAAAAACACGCTCATATAAAGCATCGCAGACTCAATACTAACGCCAAAAAGCCTTACTATCCACGCTGTGAGCTTTGCAAGTGGGTAATCCACATAGCTAAGGTCATTTGGCTGATGAAAACCAGCGAGTATGTCCCTAGCACCCTCAGCAAAGGCATAACCGTCATTTGTACTTATCATAAGCTCGTTATTCCAAAAAAATGGCTCATAGCCACTAGCCCACGCTACCCAATAAAGCCGTGCCAAAACGCTAAAAATAAAGGCAAAAGCGATGATAAAAAATAGTTTTACACTCTCATTTTGCACGTTTTTAGATCGATTTAAGGCGTTTATGATGTTTTCATTACTCTGTTGATTTAGTTTATTTTTGCTCTTTTTCAAAGGTTTTCACTCATTTTCTAAAAATTTAATAAGCTTAGCTGACACACTAACCGCGTCAAACTCCAAAGCACGATTATACGAAATTTTCTCGTAATTTTGCCTTATTTTCTCATTTTCTAGTGCTCTTCTCATTTCACGTTCAAAGGCCATCTCATCATCAACGCCGACTAAAACGCCATATTTATCATCACCTAAAAGCTCCCTGGCACCACTTTGATGATCGGTTGAGATGATAAATTTTTCACATGCAAGAGCTTCGAGTAGCACGTTTGAAAAGCCCTCAAAACGAGATGCACAGACAAAACACTCGGCATTTTTTATAAATTTAAATGGATTTTTATCCACGCCAAGTAGCTTGATACGCTCACTCATGCCAAGCTCGTCTACTAAACTTTGAAGCTCATTTTGTAAGCTACCCTTACCAAGTATCCCAAGCGTTGCACGTGGGTCATTTATACGAGCTATTATTTTAATCAACATAGCTTGATTTTTACCGCTATCAAGCCGTCCAATATTGATAAAAAATGGCTTAAAATCACTATTTAATGGCTCGTTTTTAAGCTCATTTATCGCATTTAAATTTATCGCGTTATGAAGTACTTTTGTCTTTTTCTCATCAGTAGCAAAATTTCTAACTAGATCCTCTGCGTTACCCTGTGCGTTTGCTAGGATAAGATCGGCTCTATTATAAAGTATTCGCACGAAAAATTTATTTACAACTCCGCTTAAACCATGGCTATATATCACGCTAGGACAGCTTCTCTCACTAATGACTATACGTCCACGAAGTCCTAAAATACGAGCCATTAAGGCGATATAGCATGGACGATTCATTAACACAAAATGCGTATCAATGCTTAAATCTTGACAAAGTTTTTTATACCGCAAAGCTAAATTTGGTAGGGCAAAAAAGAGCCGAAATAGCTTTTTTACACCACTTTCATACGGATCACTTCTCTCTATAAAATGCACATTTATCTCATTTGGTAACTCATATGCTACGACATCGCTCATAAGTATCAAATGCACCTCATAATGCTGTACTAAAAATGGCAGTAAATTTGACACCACACGCTCCGCACCACCAGGACCCATTGAGTATAAAAAAACAGCAAGTTTTTTCACCGCATTACCTCATCTATAAATTCGTGCCACTGCATCATTATATGCTCCATTTTAAACTTACTAATACCTATTTTAGCGTTATCTGCTAAGCTTTGACGTAGCTTTTCATCACGCAAAATTTCACTTAATGCACGAGCTAGCTCATCATCATTTTCGCTCTCAAAAATTACACCATTTACGCCATTTTTTATAAGCTCACGTGAGCCAATCGTATCACTTGAAATTCTTGCACAACCAAAGGCTGCTGATTCTATAAGCACGTTTGAAAGCCCTTCACTTCGTGAGCTAAGTACAAAAATTCTTGCTCTTTCATAAAGTGTTTCAACATCTTTAATATGTCCTAAAAACTCCACATTCAAGCCAAGCTCACGCACTAAGTCTTTTAAGTTTTTCTCCTGTGAGCCAACCCCTGCTACTTGCACTGACCATCCTTTTAAAAGCTTACTATCAACCTTAGCTAATGCCTTAAAAAACACATCATAGCCCTTAACAATCTCAAGTCGCCCAACGCTTAAAATAATATTTTGTTTCACACTTTGCGTAATATTTAAATTCTCGCTTTCTGTATCTAAATTTAAAAACAGTGGATTGTGTATCACAACGCGAAGTTTCACAAAATCATAATATTCAAAATCGCTTTTACTAAGCACGCTAAGTCCATCTACAAATTTATAAGCCATGTCTCGCATAAGCCTAAATTTAAGGCTTTTTAGATACTCATTTGCGTGGTGTTCGGTGGCAATATGTTTAAATTTTAAACCAAAATTTGATATCACACAAATTACGTTTGTCCAATCTATAAAGCTAATGATAAGATCAGGTTTTATACTTTTAAAACACTTACGAAGTGTAAAAATTTTACTAAATTTATTAGTCTTCTCACCATTTTTAGGCGCTAAATGATGAAATTTGATACTATTACTAAACTTATAATAACCAAAATCACGTTCCAAAACGGCAATATGGATCTCATTTTCACGCACTAGCTCAGAGCTAAGAGCTGCTAAAACACGCTCAGCACCACCGTTTGCAAGATTTGCAATGACAAATAAAATTTTTTTATTGCTTACTGCTTTTATCTTAGGAGGATTTTGTGTATTACCAAGCGTTTTATCGGTGGATTTTTGCAAATTTGACACTGCTTTAACACCACTGAGTGCGAGTATCTCAAGCCACTTTTGATATATATTTTGTATATCAAACTCAATCAGTCGTTTTTTAGCATTTTGACACATTTGTACTCTTTTATTTTCATCGATTAAAAGCTCATCAACTACCGCACTCATCCCGCAGACATCGTCTATATCACACAAAACTCCATCCGTGCCATCTGCTATTAGCTCACATGCACCACTTGTTTTTGTCGCAACTCTAACACATTCAAAGCCGATCGATTCTATCAAAGTGTTGCCAAGTCCTTCAAATTTAGATGTTAAGACAAGCACCTTAGCACGACGATAAAGAGAGGTTACATCGCTTATGTTGCCGATAAATTCCACATCTGCACCGATCTGGTGTGATAAAGTCTGTAAATTCTCACGCTCTAAGCCATCTCCAGCAACGATAAATTTATAGCACTTATGTTTTAAATTTGCTGCAACTTTTATAAACATTTCGCAGTTTTTTATCCCAACCAAACGCCCTACAAAAATAGCTAAATTTTCCTTCTTATCGATTCTGTTTTCACTAAAATTACTAAAATTTGGATTATATATCACACTCACATTTTTACAAAATTTTAAGTAATGCTTAGCATCAGCGTGAGTAAGTACACTAAGAGCGTTAGCAAATGGATAAAGCAATCTACGCAAAGCCTTAAATACCCACTTTTTTGGTGCGTTAAAACTCGTGTGTTCGCTAATGATAATGGGCGTTTTTAGCCCAAATGAACTTAGAATAACAAGCAAATTTGTGCTATCTAAAAATGAGATAACTGCGTCAAATTTACCATTTTTTATCAAATTTCTTAAATCTTTTAACTTTGAAAATCGCTTTTTAATATTACCTAAAAGCCCTTTCTCGCCAACTCCGCTTTTTAAATTTATAATATTTATACGACCATTAATCTCATAAAACGGCTCTTTTTCATCAAATTTAACCAAGCTAACATCATTGCTCTCACTAAATTTTGATGCTAAAATGGCACAAACACGCTCAGCACCGCCACTTTGTAAAGTTGAGATAACAAACAAAACTCTCATAAGCCAAATCTCTTTTTTATACTTACTCTAATGCGAGAAAGGGCCGATAGTAAGGTATTTGGTAGTGGCGAGATAGCTAAAAATATAAGCGTTGATGGTAAAATTTTAACTCTTAAGCTCTTAAAAATGCAACGAAGCATCATCGTATAGTCTCCACCCATTTTTGAATAATATGCCGCTTGTTTGTATTGAGTAGCTAAAAACTGAGGTGCATGCACGGCTGCGATCTGTTGCGTCATCATGGCAGTTTTTAAATAGGCGTGTGCTACACTTAAAGCGTGTTTAGTAGCATTTTTGGTTGCACTATCATCACGTGCGATCCTATAAAGATATAAGGGCTTTTTAATGTAATAAACATGGCTATCAAAAAAGCGGATATAAAGCTCATTTTCTCCGCCAAAACTACGCTCATCAAAACGAAAATCATCTATAAATTTACGTGAAAAAATTTTAAAAAACTCACCATTTATTCTCCCACAATGATAATCCACTCGGCTCATATCACCACTACTAGTATACGGACTTCGCCCAGCCACAGTCTCTAGCACTACTCCATATTTTTCGCAAAGACAATCAGCAAAAACGCACTCATACCCACTACGTAAAAACACCAAACACTCGCTTATCGCACTTGCACTAAGAAGCTCATCATCATCATCAAGTAAGCAGACAAACTCACCATTTACTTTATCAAAACCGTTATTTTTGTTTCCATTTGGACTTTTAGTGTGATTTGTGTTCTTAAAAAATTTAATACGCTCATCGCCAAACTCTGCACACACTTTACTAGCTCTATCGTCCGCTCCATCATCTGTAACGATTATCTCAATATCAGTAAAATCTTGCATTAAAGCCGAAGCTATCGCTCTTTTTAAAAGCTTTGGTCGATTAAATGTAGCTATGACTATACTTACCATTATCTGCCTTTAAAAATACGTTCATAGCCTAAAAATAAGCTCTGCAATCGTGAAATCACTAAAAATTTAAAACTTTTAAAATATGCTTTAAGGCTTGGCTTATATCCACGCTCATTTCGCTCATTTTCTATGTTTGAGCTACTTAAGTCAGTTGGATGTGCAAAAATATCGCTAAAATACATATTTGCGTTTATTTTACGCAATAAAAACTCCCAAACATCAGTCGTACAAAGTGCTTTTTTGTGCAAGTTTAAAAGCCCTTTTGCACTCTCACGCGTGATAATATACGCCGCCGCCCTATAGATACAGCCGTGCGAGCTTGGTGCGATACGCCAAATTTTAGCGTCAATATCACTCAAAAATCCACTTAAATTTTTTTTACCAAATGCACTAAAACGCCCAGCCAGTCCGTCCTGGGCTCCACATATAAACACTATATTTTTATCATTTTTATAAATTTGCTCCGCAATTTTAAACGCTAAATTTATCCCACTATCATCGCCTATAATATCATCTTCAAAGATAAGTCCAAATTCTGCTCCACTAGCCAAAAATGCCTCATAAGCTACTACATGCGACAAAGCACAACCGATCTCAGCTGGGCTTAAAAGTCTATGATAAGCTTTTAAAGAAGCATTTGCATAACTAAAATACTTACAAACATTCATCTCACGTCCATCAACAGCATCTATAAGACTGAATTTATCATAGCTACTAAATCGCTCTTTGAGTGCGTTGCGACGTGCGGTATCCTTTGCGAGAGAGATGAGGAAAACTGGGTATTTCATCGTTTGCCTTTAAATTTTGAGCTTATTTTAGCGATGATTATACCACGTCCAAATTTATCAAAAAACAGCCAAAGTCCTAATGTATAACCAAATGTCAAAAACACAAGCGAAATAGCGATAAACTTGCTCCAACTTGTGATAAAAATAAATTTAGAAATAGAGTAAAAAACTACTAAAATCACTGAAAAA
This window of the Campylobacter anatolicus genome carries:
- the pglE gene encoding UDP-N-acetylbacillosamine transaminase; amino-acid sequence: MDRVFLSPPNMSGREQEYIAEVFKSNYIAPLGEYVNKFEKSIKDYIGANDALALSSGTAGLHLALRVLGVRQGDFVLASSFTFAASVNPIMYEKATPVFIDCDESWNLSPELLKKAIINLPKKPKALVVTHLYGQASKMKEICEICKNENIALVEDAAEALGGFYCGKALGTFGELGIYSFNGNKIITTSGGGMLVGDESLVSKARYYSTQAREPLLHYEHKDYGYNYRLSNVLGAIGVAQMQVLENRVAAKRKVFEIYKNGLSNLMEFMPELENSRGNRWLTTGVFAKQNLHLKVIDALAKENIESRPLWKPMHLQPIFKDALKFVDGTSEELFNRGICLPSGSDMSEETQQRVIEIVKENL
- a CDS encoding glycosyltransferase family 2 protein, producing the protein MVSIVIATFNRPKLLKRAIASALMQDFTDIEIIVTDDGADDRASKVCAEFGDERIKFFKNTNHTKSPNGNKNNGFDKVNGEFVCLLDDDDELLSASAISECLVFLRSGYECVFADCLCEKYGVVLETVAGRSPYTSSGDMSRVDYHCGRINGEFFKIFSRKFIDDFRFDERSFGGENELYIRFFDSHVYYIKKPLYLYRIARDDSATKNATKHALSVAHAYLKTAMMTQQIAAVHAPQFLATQYKQAAYYSKMGGDYTMMLRCIFKSLRVKILPSTLIFLAISPLPNTLLSALSRIRVSIKKRFGL
- a CDS encoding sugar transferase, producing MYRAFFKRFLDVVGAIFLLILTAPFIVITAILIYFKVSRDVIFTQNRPGLNEKIFVIYKFKTMSDECGADGELLSDELRLNKFGRFIRSLSLDELPQLFNVLKGDMSFIGPRPLLVEYLPLYNDTQKHRHDVRPGITGLAQVNGRNAISWEQKFAYDIEYVQNVSFKMDVKIAILTIQKVLKQSGISKDGMATTEKFNGSN
- a CDS encoding acetyltransferase — protein: MVQTKRIYIYGASGHGLVVADIARACGYDEIVFLDDAKKIKFKPNLPKADIIIAVGANTTREILAKKVVASGFNLVSLMHPSAVISQSAVIERGVVVMPNAVINAKALIKQGAIINSAAIIEHECLIGEFAHISPNATLAGAVKVGDFTHIGIGACIIQNISIGNSCVIGAGSVVVRDIPNNSKAYGVPARLKV
- a CDS encoding glycosyltransferase family 4 protein; amino-acid sequence: MARIGFLSHSDTSLHLFRRPIMQALKDAGHEVFAIAPKGDYTDEVAADFHLVAYELDRVSLNPLKVITDTNLLAQTLEILNLDLLQTSAHKSNVFGTFAAKKAGIKHVINLVEGLGSFYIDNDLKTRLVRYAIERLYKMSLKRSDGCVFVNDADPEYFLSHKLIKEDKIYKIKSVGVDTHKFDPNVINATKISDKKIVLMIARAIWHKGVREFYKAAEILKDRNDCEFVYVGGLDDNKSAANLEFLQSGNVRYLGPRNDIAELLKACYVFVLPSYKEGFPRTILEAMSMGKAVVTTDVQGCNEAVSACVNGLLCRVADGANLAEKIECLLDDEPLCVRLGQNGRDMAVKEFDERDIAQKYIEIYRKFIDV
- a CDS encoding glycosyltransferase, with product MKKLAVFLYSMGPGGAERVVSNLLPFLVQHYEVHLILMSDVVAYELPNEINVHFIERSDPYESGVKKLFRLFFALPNLALRYKKLCQDLSIDTHFVLMNRPCYIALMARILGLRGRIVISERSCPSVIYSHGLSGVVNKFFVRILYNRADLILANAQGNAEDLVRNFATDEKKTKVLHNAINLNAINELKNEPLNSDFKPFFINIGRLDSGKNQAMLIKIIARINDPRATLGILGKGSLQNELQSLVDELGMSERIKLLGVDKNPFKFIKNAECFVCASRFEGFSNVLLEALACEKFIISTDHQSGARELLGDDKYGVLVGVDDEMAFEREMRRALENEKIRQNYEKISYNRALEFDAVSVSAKLIKFLENE
- a CDS encoding STT3 domain-containing protein, which produces MQNESVKLFFIIAFAFIFSVLARLYWVAWASGYEPFFWNNELMISTNDGYAFAEGARDILAGFHQPNDLSYVDYPLAKLTAWIVRLFGVSIESAMLYMSVFFSSLVVVGVALIANEYKSYKVGFVAALLATVANSYYNRTMAGYYDTDMLIIPLSVFVLWGLVRMCERKRVSDILIAPFFTLIYMWWYASAFSLLSVTIVLFLLYTIIFERKELLFYAQIALMILAITNLNFYLKFGLILVIYIAILYQKERLGFKFIFAILVLVFAIFTICGGLNPIIFQLKFYVFRSVAESSDLAFHYFNVNQTIQESGIVDLVLFCERISGHVVTFALSLFGVVLFCFHHRSFIITLGMVALGFLALKSGLRFTIYAVPIMALGFGYFAVWILNLFKLNGAIFIVGYAMMILCALLPVASHIYHYKASPVFMRSEVEILDKFKDLAKREDYALAWWDYGYPIRYYSDVKTLIDGGKHLGKDNFAVSFALGADQISSANMARLEVEYTERNFKERFGANLNKMMSETNSTDVNAFLHSLGDIGFTPPPKTREIYYYLPERMLNIFPTILQFSRLDLNTGKERDDGLFFISSARLQDDKGVSLSNGFIISNDLSTLSYNGTQMSLNSFFETETDAKGNLNVREYKNDESSKFYGVFMRDSGRFLIMDESIFYSVYIQLFVLERYDERLFEPVVLDSVAKIYKLKR
- a CDS encoding glycosyltransferase, which codes for MRVLFVISTLQSGGAERVCAILASKFSESNDVSLVKFDEKEPFYEINGRINIINLKSGVGEKGLLGNIKKRFSKLKDLRNLIKNGKFDAVISFLDSTNLLVILSSFGLKTPIIISEHTSFNAPKKWVFKALRRLLYPFANALSVLTHADAKHYLKFCKNVSVIYNPNFSNFSENRIDKKENLAIFVGRLVGIKNCEMFIKVAANLKHKCYKFIVAGDGLERENLQTLSHQIGADVEFIGNISDVTSLYRRAKVLVLTSKFEGLGNTLIESIGFECVRVATKTSGACELIADGTDGVLCDIDDVCGMSAVVDELLIDENKRVQMCQNAKKRLIEFDIQNIYQKWLEILALSGVKAVSNLQKSTDKTLGNTQNPPKIKAVSNKKILFVIANLANGGAERVLAALSSELVRENEIHIAVLERDFGYYKFSNSIKFHHLAPKNGEKTNKFSKIFTLRKCFKSIKPDLIISFIDWTNVICVISNFGLKFKHIATEHHANEYLKSLKFRLMRDMAYKFVDGLSVLSKSDFEYYDFVKLRVVIHNPLFLNLDTESENLNITQSVKQNIILSVGRLEIVKGYDVFFKALAKVDSKLLKGWSVQVAGVGSQEKNLKDLVRELGLNVEFLGHIKDVETLYERARIFVLSSRSEGLSNVLIESAAFGCARISSDTIGSRELIKNGVNGVIFESENDDELARALSEILRDEKLRQSLADNAKIGISKFKMEHIMMQWHEFIDEVMR
- a CDS encoding glycosyltransferase family 25 protein, which encodes MKYPVFLISLAKDTARRNALKERFSSYDKFSLIDAVDGREMNVCKYFSYANASLKAYHRLLSPAEIGCALSHVVAYEAFLASGAEFGLIFEDDIIGDDSGINLAFKIAEQIYKNDKNIVFICGAQDGLAGRFSAFGKKNLSGFLSDIDAKIWRIAPSSHGCIYRAAAYIITRESAKGLLNLHKKALCTTDVWEFLLRKINANMYFSDIFAHPTDLSSSNIENERNERGYKPSLKAYFKSFKFLVISRLQSLFLGYERIFKGR